Within the Candidatus Eisenbacteria bacterium genome, the region CGTCGCGGCGCGCGCCGAGGCGCACGTGCTCGTCGAGGGCGAGACGGGGACCGGCAAGGAAGTCGTGGCGCGCGCGATCCACGGCCTCGGACGGCGCGCCGCCAGGCCGTTCGTGCCGATCAACTGCGCCGCCGTGCCCGAGTCGCTCGCCGAGAGCGAGTTCTTCGGCCACGCGCGGGGCGCCTTCACCGGTGCCATCCAGGAACGACCCGGCGCGCTCCGTCTCGCCGACGGCGGCACGCTCTTCCTGGACGAGATCGAAGACCTGCCGCTCTCGCTCCAGGCGAAGCTCCTGCGCGTCGTGCAGGATGGCGAAGTGCGGCCGCTCGGCGCGAGCGTCGCGCGACGGCTCGACGTGCGACTCATCGCGGCGTCGAACCAGGACCTCTGGCGCATGGTCGAGTCCGGGCGATTCCGCAGCGACCTCTTCTATCGCCTGCGCGTCCTGACGCTGCGGCTGCCGCCCCTGCGCGAGCGGCGAGCCGACATCCCGCTCCTCGTGGCGCACTTCGTCGAGCGCTTCAACGGGCGGCAGCGGACCACGTTCGCGTCACCGAGCGAGCACGCGTGCCGTCCGCTGCTCGAGCACCCGTGGCCCGGCAACGTGCGCGAGCTCGAGAACGCCCTCGAAGCGCTGCTCACGCTCGCCCAAGCGACAGGTGCCGATCTGGTGACCCTCCTGCAGCGCCAGCCCGCGGGAAGCGGGAGCCCCTGGGCGGACGAGCGGACGCGCATCCTGCGCGTGCTCGAAGCGAATCGCTGGAACCGACAACGGGCGGCGTCCGCGCTCGGCATCTCGCGCGTCACACTGTGGCGGCGCATGGAGCGGCACGGCATTCGCGATCCGCTCGGCGGCACCCGCGAAACGGCGTGAACGCGCCTGCTGCACGCCGCGGCGGCGAACGCGCGCGGGGCGACGGCGGCCGGATGGCACGGCGACTGCAGCGCACGGCTGTCCGCCCGCAACCCACCCGCCCAAGGAGGACAGATGTCGCATCGACGGATCGTGCTCGGGCTCGTGCTCTCGGTCGGAGTGGTGGCGGCGCTCTTCGGCCGGGCGGTCACGGCGTTCTCGGTCGGAGAGAAGCCCCTCATCTATCGCGTCACGGCCAACAACAACGACCTCGACGGGGTCGAGGGACTGGGGACGCCGGGGCGCGTCATCCACCTCTCGTACCGCCAGCGAAACTTCCGCGAGGGGACGCTCGACGGCGGCGACGACTTCTCGTGGTGCCCGTGGAAGAACGACGGGCAGCCCATCTACGTCGCGTGGACGGCGGTCGACGGCCGCGGCGTCTTCCGCTTCACGAACCTGCGCGCCCATCCGACGACGGTCATGCTGTTCCCGTCGGCTGCCGGCGCCGACACCTGCGCGGGCGGCATCTACACCGAGCTGCTCATGCGGGCGTGCGATCACGTGATCGGCGGCAACTGCACCGAGTGGGAGGTGCCGACGGTCAACTGGCTGAACGTGCGCAACCTCCCCGGAAGCGTCGCCGGCGCCGGCGGCGGCATCACGGGCGCGTACCAGGCGTCCATCGCGGTCGCGGACGGCCCCAACGACGGTCCCGAGCCGTCGGACGTCGTCGACGTCGACGAGAACGGCCTGGATACGACCGCGCCCGGCATGAATCCCGGGCAGCACGTGGAATGGCGCTGCGGCGCCGGCGGCACGGCGCCGTGCCCGAGCGTCGTCGTCCACGACAGCTCGACGGCGC harbors:
- a CDS encoding sigma-54 dependent transcriptional regulator, with the translated sequence MRIVLVGVERGDALVATVTRAQPGARLDVVDTSTALANAPDPVVDLVLLGPAAVAREDAVRGVRALRAAWPGVPIVALGRADDAVVAVALLKAGATDYLVADGDPELLQATLGALAAIPAPREPDAPVPGLIGRTRAMAEVRALVRVAARAEAHVLVEGETGTGKEVVARAIHGLGRRAARPFVPINCAAVPESLAESEFFGHARGAFTGAIQERPGALRLADGGTLFLDEIEDLPLSLQAKLLRVVQDGEVRPLGASVARRLDVRLIAASNQDLWRMVESGRFRSDLFYRLRVLTLRLPPLRERRADIPLLVAHFVERFNGRQRTTFASPSEHACRPLLEHPWPGNVRELENALEALLTLAQATGADLVTLLQRQPAGSGSPWADERTRILRVLEANRWNRQRAASALGISRVTLWRRMERHGIRDPLGGTRETA